One part of the Nitrosophilus kaiyonis genome encodes these proteins:
- a CDS encoding N-acetylmuramoyl-L-alanine amidase family protein, giving the protein MLDDANRLLQSSKKENILKSYNKFKTLYIRSILESDLNLKKEALKGLIKSSKKLGFDYKDYEKELYSIIPKTIKKESLNNRINKRNIKIDKAKKNILKNISLKKGEIDFVFLYSINTKDIKSFDLNYKNKKVYKKVFDIKGVWPYSKRVYKLRSVDRLKIAQFDKDIIRLVFENSKKVDIFYKIDKNVLKIAFDNKLNKNISTINKIQKVNKKSSVIKKSVYKKFYPITKTIVIDPGHGGKDSGAIGYKRKKEKDAVLQIAKKLYKELKKRGYKVYLTRTKDYFIPLRNRTKYANRRFADIFISIHANAAPKKSRYLSMKGVETFFLSPARSQRAKKVAALENRADLSSMSYYSKQTFLNFLNREKIVASNKLAIDVQKGILYNLKKRYKNVVDGGVREGPFWVLVGAQMPSILVEVGYITNPTEAKRIFNPLYQKLLAKGIADGIDNYFIHNQ; this is encoded by the coding sequence ATGCTTGATGATGCAAATAGACTTCTTCAATCTTCAAAAAAAGAAAATATTTTAAAATCTTATAATAAATTTAAAACTCTTTATATACGATCAATTCTAGAATCAGATCTAAATCTAAAAAAAGAGGCCTTAAAAGGGCTTATTAAAAGCTCTAAAAAGCTTGGTTTTGATTATAAAGATTACGAAAAGGAGCTTTACTCAATAATTCCAAAAACAATTAAAAAAGAAAGCTTAAATAATCGTATAAATAAAAGAAACATAAAAATTGATAAAGCTAAAAAAAATATACTTAAAAATATAAGTTTAAAAAAAGGTGAAATAGATTTTGTTTTCTTATATTCAATAAATACAAAAGATATAAAAAGTTTTGATTTAAATTACAAAAATAAAAAGGTTTATAAAAAGGTTTTTGATATTAAAGGAGTTTGGCCATACTCAAAAAGAGTATATAAATTAAGAAGTGTGGATAGACTCAAGATAGCTCAATTTGATAAAGATATAATTAGACTAGTTTTTGAAAATAGTAAAAAAGTAGATATTTTTTATAAAATAGATAAAAATGTATTAAAAATTGCATTTGATAATAAATTAAATAAAAATATATCAACAATTAACAAAATCCAAAAAGTTAATAAAAAAAGTAGTGTCATTAAAAAAAGTGTATATAAAAAATTTTATCCAATAACTAAAACTATAGTAATAGATCCAGGACATGGTGGAAAGGACTCAGGTGCTATTGGATATAAAAGAAAAAAAGAAAAAGATGCAGTTTTACAAATAGCTAAAAAGTTATACAAAGAGTTAAAAAAGAGAGGCTATAAAGTTTATCTAACAAGAACTAAAGACTATTTTATTCCTTTGAGAAATAGAACAAAATATGCAAACAGAAGATTTGCAGATATATTTATATCAATTCATGCTAATGCTGCACCTAAAAAAAGTAGATATTTAAGTATGAAAGGAGTGGAGACTTTTTTTCTATCCCCTGCAAGAAGTCAAAGAGCTAAAAAAGTTGCTGCTCTTGAAAACAGGGCAGATTTATCTTCCATGAGTTACTATTCAAAGCAAACTTTTTTGAACTTTTTAAATAGAGAGAAGATTGTTGCTTCAAATAAGCTTGCGATAGATGTACAAAAAGGAATTTTATATAATCTTAAAAAAAGATATAAAAATGTCGTTGATGGTGGTGTTAGGGAAGGGCCATTTTGGGTACTTGTAGGTGCTCAAATGCCTTCTATTTTAGTAGAAGTTGGATATATCACAAATCCTACTGAAGCTAAAAGAATTTTTAATCCTTTATATCAAAAACTTTTAGCAAAAGGTATAGCTGATGGGATTGATAACTATTTTATTCACAATCAGTAG
- a CDS encoding nitronate monooxygenase translates to MKLASLKIGKYEIKYPIIQGGMGVGISWDRLAGTVSKEGGLGVVSSVGTGYYENKKYIEKDINGRPLETENFYSKKALFKIFENARKICGDAPLGCNVLYAINDYGRVVRDSCEAGANIIITGAGLPTNMPEFTEGFSDVALVPIVSSAKALKIICKRWEKRYKRVPDAVIVEGPLSGGHQGFTYEQCFMDEYRLENIVPQVIEEAKNWGDIPVIAAGGIWDHNDIVKFLKLGAAGVQMGTRFIGTFECDAHDNFKEILLNAKKEDILLLKSPVGYPARGIRTNLVNLVEKREGPAIKCISNCVAPCQRGIEAKQVGYCIADRLSDAYMGDKELGLFFSGANGYKLDKLISVKELMKKLVEGE, encoded by the coding sequence GTGAAATTAGCAAGTTTAAAAATAGGTAAATATGAGATAAAATATCCAATTATTCAAGGTGGAATGGGTGTAGGTATAAGCTGGGATAGATTAGCTGGGACTGTGTCAAAAGAGGGTGGTCTTGGGGTTGTTAGTTCAGTTGGAACAGGGTATTATGAAAACAAAAAATATATTGAAAAAGATATAAATGGAAGGCCACTTGAGACAGAAAATTTTTATTCAAAAAAAGCCCTTTTTAAAATATTTGAAAATGCAAGAAAGATTTGTGGTGATGCTCCACTTGGATGTAATGTATTGTATGCGATAAATGATTATGGAAGAGTTGTAAGAGATTCTTGTGAAGCTGGAGCAAATATAATCATTACTGGAGCAGGGCTTCCTACTAATATGCCAGAATTTACCGAAGGTTTTAGTGATGTAGCACTTGTTCCAATAGTATCAAGTGCAAAAGCACTAAAAATTATATGTAAAAGATGGGAAAAAAGATATAAAAGAGTTCCTGATGCAGTTATAGTAGAGGGGCCACTTAGTGGAGGACATCAAGGATTTACATATGAGCAGTGTTTTATGGATGAGTATAGATTAGAAAATATTGTTCCTCAAGTTATAGAAGAAGCTAAAAATTGGGGAGACATACCAGTTATTGCAGCTGGCGGAATTTGGGATCATAATGATATAGTTAAATTTTTAAAACTTGGGGCTGCTGGTGTACAAATGGGTACAAGATTTATAGGAACATTTGAGTGTGATGCGCATGATAATTTTAAAGAGATTTTATTAAATGCAAAAAAAGAGGATATTTTGCTTTTAAAATCTCCAGTTGGATATCCGGCTCGTGGAATTAGAACAAATCTCGTTAATCTTGTTGAAAAAAGAGAGGGACCAGCAATAAAATGTATAAGTAACTGTGTTGCTCCATGTCAAAGAGGTATAGAAGCAAAACAGGTAGGTTATTGTATTGCTGATAGATTAAGTGATGCATATATGGGTGATAAAGAGCTTGGTCTATTTTTTAGCGGTGCTAATGGTTACAAATTGGATAAACTTATTTCTGTTAAAGAGTTGATGAAAAAACTTGTAGAAGGGGAATAA
- the ppa gene encoding inorganic diphosphatase has translation MNIEKIGHGENPDKVHALIEIPYGSNIKYELDKESGAIWVDRVMYSAMYYPANYGFVPNTLAADGDPADILVLNEYPLMPGSVIKCRLIGVLIMEDESGMDEKLIAVPVSKVDPSYDNIKSIEDLPKHTLDKIKNFFETYKILEPNKWVKVKEYKGKEEAQKILQEAIDNYK, from the coding sequence ATGAATATAGAAAAAATTGGACATGGTGAAAATCCAGATAAAGTGCATGCTCTTATTGAAATTCCTTATGGATCAAATATAAAATATGAATTGGATAAAGAAAGTGGTGCAATTTGGGTAGATAGAGTAATGTATAGTGCAATGTACTATCCTGCAAATTATGGATTTGTTCCAAATACTCTTGCAGCAGATGGAGATCCTGCAGATATACTTGTTTTAAATGAATACCCTTTGATGCCAGGAAGCGTAATAAAATGTAGACTTATAGGTGTTCTAATCATGGAAGATGAAAGTGGAATGGATGAAAAACTAATAGCCGTTCCTGTAAGTAAAGTTGATCCTTCTTATGATAACATCAAATCTATTGAAGATTTACCAAAACATACTTTGGATAAAATCAAAAACTTTTTTGAAACATATAAAATTCTTGAGCCAAATAAATGGGTAAAAGTTAAAGAGTATAAAGGAAAAGAGGAAGCTCAAAAAATCCTTCAAGAAGCTATCGATAATTATAAATAA
- a CDS encoding carboxymuconolactone decarboxylase family protein, which yields MAYINLPEFEEMTPSIQEKARPILEKTGTLGEIFKLLAIDENIYNATDTMVQNYLLKQTHLPYYIKEAIALLISKENSCKMCVDVHKNIAKMLGLTQEQIDEILSGIEAMHTDDKTKALLNFCIRASKKDNYKMTKEDIENIKNFGWSDVEIVEAVAITGYFNYINTLSNVFGLGKD from the coding sequence AGAATTTGAAGAGATGACACCTTCTATTCAAGAAAAAGCAAGACCAATTTTAGAAAAAACTGGAACATTGGGAGAAATTTTTAAGCTTTTAGCAATTGATGAAAATATTTATAATGCTACAGACACAATGGTACAAAACTATCTTTTAAAACAAACTCATCTTCCATACTATATTAAAGAAGCAATTGCTCTTTTAATATCAAAAGAGAATAGTTGTAAAATGTGTGTGGATGTACATAAAAATATCGCAAAAATGTTAGGTCTTACACAGGAACAAATTGATGAGATTTTATCCGGTATAGAAGCAATGCATACAGATGATAAAACAAAAGCTTTACTAAATTTTTGTATAAGGGCTTCAAAAAAAGACAACTATAAAATGACAAAAGAAGATATTGAAAATATAAAAAATTTTGGCTGGAGTGATGTAGAGATTGTTGAAGCAGTAGCCATAACAGGTTACTTTAATTACATAAATACACTTTCTAATGTATTTGGACTAGGCAAAGATTAA